A genomic stretch from Desulfotignum balticum DSM 7044 includes:
- a CDS encoding YbgA family protein — protein sequence MLSPIKIGISSCLMGNPVRYDGGHSHDRFLTQTLGLFCEYVPVCPEVECGMPTPRNSLRLEGDPENPRLITRKTGEDHTGQMQTWIEKKLPELEKQNLCGFIFKSKSPSSGLYRIKVYGENGKIKNNGVGLFARAFTEKFPRIPVEEAGRLNDPQLREHFIENIFTLQRWRQFLENRPTLGKLVTFHTDNKLLILSHSQEIYRQMGKQVAGGKHQDFNELLDTYEGLLLKSLNLMTTIKKNINVLQHAMGFFKNDLTPSEKQELLTSFDQYRDGYVPLIVPLTLIKHYVLKYDHPWLKTQTYLNPHPFELKLRNYF from the coding sequence ATGTTGTCACCCATAAAAATCGGTATCAGCTCCTGCCTGATGGGCAACCCTGTCCGGTATGACGGGGGCCACAGCCACGACCGGTTTCTCACCCAGACCCTGGGGCTGTTCTGCGAGTATGTGCCCGTGTGCCCGGAAGTGGAATGCGGCATGCCCACGCCCAGAAATTCCCTGCGCCTGGAAGGAGATCCGGAAAATCCCCGGCTGATCACCCGGAAAACCGGGGAGGACCACACCGGACAGATGCAGACCTGGATCGAAAAAAAACTGCCGGAACTGGAAAAACAAAACCTGTGCGGCTTTATTTTCAAAAGCAAATCCCCCAGCAGCGGGCTTTACCGGATCAAGGTCTATGGCGAAAACGGCAAGATAAAAAACAACGGGGTCGGACTGTTTGCCCGGGCCTTCACGGAAAAGTTTCCCCGGATTCCCGTGGAAGAGGCGGGCCGGCTCAATGATCCCCAGCTGCGGGAACATTTCATTGAAAATATCTTCACCCTCCAGCGCTGGCGGCAGTTTCTGGAAAACCGGCCCACTTTAGGCAAACTGGTGACCTTTCACACGGACAACAAACTGCTGATCCTGTCCCACAGCCAGGAGATTTACCGGCAGATGGGCAAACAGGTGGCCGGCGGCAAACACCAGGACTTCAATGAACTGCTGGATACTTATGAAGGACTGCTGCTCAAATCCCTGAATCTGATGACCACCATCAAAAAAAATATCAATGTGCTCCAGCATGCCATGGGTTTTTTTAAAAACGACCTGACCCCGTCGGAAAAACAGGAGCTGCTGACCAGCTTTGACCAGTACCGGGACGGGTATGTGCCTTTGATTGTCCCTTTGACTTTGATCAAACACTATGTATTGAAATATGACCATCCCTGGCTCAAAACCCAGACCTATCTCAATCCCCATCCGTTTGAACTGAAGCTGAGAAATTATTTTTGA
- a CDS encoding extracellular solute-binding protein, with protein sequence MTKIVTALLFLFIFFSGQAVAAPDELVVYSARKEHLVKDLFEKYEKEQGIKITYITGKAPVMLQRILSEKENTAADILLTVDAGNLWHAAQKEILVPVTSPVLDRNIPDHYKDPDNRWFGLSVRARTIVYNTDRVKKEDLSTYEALAGEDWKGRLLLRTSKKVYNQSLVAMLIATLGEDRTQSIVSGWVSNLAAPPYSSDTKVLEAIAAGQGDAAIVNTYYYGRLMKQNPDLPLGIFWADQSDTGVHVNVSGAGIVKYSKNIDEAVRFLEWLSEKDAQKLFADANMEYPVNEAVLPHADVRKWGAFKASTVNLARAGELQARAVRLMDIEGYK encoded by the coding sequence ATGACAAAAATAGTTACAGCACTTTTATTTCTGTTCATTTTCTTTTCCGGCCAGGCCGTCGCGGCCCCGGATGAACTGGTAGTGTACAGCGCCAGAAAGGAACATCTGGTCAAGGATCTGTTTGAAAAGTATGAAAAAGAGCAGGGGATCAAAATCACCTATATCACAGGCAAGGCCCCGGTGATGCTCCAGCGGATTCTTTCCGAAAAAGAAAACACGGCAGCAGACATCCTGTTGACTGTGGATGCGGGCAACCTCTGGCATGCGGCGCAAAAAGAGATCCTGGTTCCGGTCACATCCCCGGTGTTGGACCGAAATATCCCGGATCATTACAAAGATCCTGACAACCGCTGGTTCGGGTTGTCCGTTAGAGCCAGGACCATTGTCTACAATACGGACCGGGTGAAAAAAGAAGATCTGAGCACTTATGAAGCCCTGGCCGGCGAAGACTGGAAGGGCCGTCTTCTGCTGAGAACTTCCAAAAAAGTTTACAACCAGTCCCTGGTGGCCATGCTCATCGCGACCCTGGGGGAAGACAGAACCCAGTCGATAGTGTCGGGGTGGGTAAGCAACCTTGCCGCGCCCCCCTATTCCAGCGATACCAAGGTACTGGAGGCAATTGCGGCAGGTCAGGGAGATGCCGCAATTGTAAACACCTACTATTACGGCCGCCTCATGAAACAAAATCCGGATCTTCCCCTGGGCATTTTCTGGGCCGACCAGTCGGATACCGGGGTTCACGTGAACGTATCCGGTGCCGGGATTGTCAAATACTCCAAAAATATCGATGAGGCCGTCCGGTTTCTGGAATGGCTCTCTGAAAAAGACGCCCAGAAACTATTTGCCGACGCAAACATGGAATACCCTGTGAACGAGGCCGTGCTTCCCCACGCAGATGTCCGGAAATGGGGTGCGTTCAAGGCAAGCACTGTCAACCTTGCCAGAGCCGGTGAACTTCAGGCCCGGGCCGTCAGGCTCATGGATATTGAAGGGTATAAATGA
- a CDS encoding ABC transporter permease: MISSIKYQGGFIVSSGIAAISLSPVLFILASGMNADPDIWSHLKQYVLPGLLKNTAILVAGVVSVTAALGISLAWLTSFYEFWGRRLFEKWLIFPLAIPTYVMAFIYTGLLDYSGPVQTAVREYAPDLAGLFPEIRSGGGAIMVISLAIFPYVFLMASSGFRSMGRSMVEASQSLGGGRMFTLFRVTLPMARPWIFGGLILVFMETLADFGAVSVFNYDTFTTGIYKAWYGLFSVNAAAQLASILVVMVLVIVAAESWLRRKQKFFNRGGHQPVSRKRLNGTGHFLASAFCSTVLLVSFVIPAVQLLIWTAKAFAVEFGAHYIRLVANTFFLGLMGTAVTLAVAVSLSYSGRRRADLKTGIAAKLSLSGYALPGTVLAVGIIHVVAWLDSRVTGTMDMLGIQLQGALLQGSLILLPLCYMIRFLTVGYNPVSSHMTRLTPSIDEAARLMKVTGPALLSKIHLPLIRKGMVTGGILVLVEIFKEMPVTLMLRPFGWDTLAVKIFELTSEGEWERAALPAVTLVLAGMIPVGFLTFIGRSKKQHVPEG, encoded by the coding sequence ATGATTTCATCCATCAAATATCAGGGCGGCTTCATCGTTTCGTCGGGTATTGCCGCCATTTCCCTGTCGCCGGTGCTGTTTATCCTGGCCTCGGGAATGAATGCCGACCCTGACATCTGGTCTCATTTGAAGCAGTATGTGCTGCCCGGGCTTTTGAAAAATACTGCCATCCTTGTGGCCGGAGTTGTTTCAGTCACGGCCGCTTTAGGAATTTCCCTGGCATGGCTGACCTCATTTTATGAGTTTTGGGGCCGGCGCCTGTTTGAAAAATGGCTGATTTTTCCCCTGGCGATACCCACCTATGTGATGGCGTTTATCTATACCGGGCTGCTGGATTATTCCGGGCCGGTTCAAACCGCTGTCAGGGAGTACGCCCCGGATCTTGCCGGATTGTTTCCTGAAATCAGGTCCGGCGGCGGAGCCATCATGGTCATCTCTCTGGCCATTTTTCCCTATGTGTTTCTGATGGCCTCATCCGGATTCCGGTCCATGGGCCGTTCCATGGTCGAGGCGTCCCAGTCTCTGGGGGGCGGGCGGATGTTTACCCTGTTCCGCGTCACCCTGCCCATGGCCAGACCCTGGATTTTCGGCGGACTGATCCTGGTTTTCATGGAAACCCTGGCGGATTTCGGTGCAGTGTCCGTGTTCAACTACGACACGTTTACCACGGGTATTTACAAAGCCTGGTACGGCTTGTTTTCCGTCAATGCCGCGGCCCAGCTGGCATCCATCCTGGTGGTGATGGTCCTGGTGATTGTTGCCGCGGAATCCTGGCTGCGCCGCAAACAAAAGTTCTTCAACCGGGGCGGACACCAGCCGGTCTCAAGAAAACGACTGAACGGTACAGGTCATTTCCTGGCATCGGCTTTCTGCAGCACGGTGCTGCTGGTATCGTTCGTCATACCGGCGGTTCAACTGCTGATCTGGACGGCAAAAGCATTTGCCGTTGAATTCGGGGCCCACTATATCCGTCTGGTTGCCAACACCTTTTTTCTAGGACTGATGGGGACGGCCGTGACCCTTGCCGTGGCCGTGAGCCTGTCCTATTCAGGACGGCGCAGGGCCGATCTGAAAACCGGGATCGCTGCCAAACTCTCTTTGTCCGGGTACGCACTGCCCGGAACCGTTCTTGCCGTGGGCATCATTCACGTGGTGGCATGGCTGGACAGCCGCGTGACCGGAACCATGGACATGCTGGGGATTCAACTGCAGGGCGCGCTTCTCCAGGGCAGCCTGATCCTGCTTCCCCTGTGCTACATGATCCGGTTTCTGACGGTGGGTTACAACCCGGTTTCCAGTCATATGACCCGGCTGACCCCATCTATTGACGAAGCGGCGCGCCTGATGAAAGTCACCGGCCCGGCCCTGCTGTCAAAGATTCACCTGCCCCTGATCCGAAAAGGTATGGTGACCGGCGGCATCCTGGTGCTGGTGGAAATTTTCAAGGAGATGCCAGTGACACTGATGCTCAGGCCGTTCGGATGGGACACCCTGGCCGTGAAAATTTTTGAGCTGACCTCGGAAGGGGAATGGGAACGCGCGGCCCTCCCGGCGGTCACCCTGGTGCTGGCCGGCATGATCCCGGTCGGTTTTCTCACTTTTATCGGAAGGAGCAAAAAACAACATGTGCCTGAAGGTTGA
- a CDS encoding ABC transporter ATP-binding protein, with protein sequence MCLKVDQIHKTHNRKLTVAEDISFVVEKGELGALLGPSGCGKTTLLRMIAGFETPDRGRIAINGKMVFDHRTNVCPEKRGTGMVFQDYALFPHLTVMENIAFGPALKNRKDLHQLIGITGLSGSENRYPHELSGGQQQRVALARALAPRPGLLLMDEPFSNLDISLRESLSEEVRCILNEFGTTGLLVTHNQHEAFAMADKIGVMKHGKLCQWDCAEHLYYHPATEDVAGFIGEGSFIRAQVCPSGGLVTPVGRLEPGHPVMTHHADTPAVFIRPEDVVLDPQSDCRPLLVKSHFRGPGRRHIFELASGEQIVCTDHSRIPLEPGNRYGISISKRRNNHENDILCTV encoded by the coding sequence ATGTGCCTGAAGGTTGATCAAATCCATAAAACACACAACCGGAAACTCACCGTTGCCGAAGATATCTCTTTTGTCGTTGAAAAAGGAGAACTGGGCGCGCTTCTAGGCCCGAGCGGGTGCGGCAAGACCACGCTGCTGCGCATGATCGCAGGATTTGAAACCCCGGACCGGGGCAGGATTGCAATCAATGGGAAAATGGTATTTGACCATCGGACCAATGTCTGTCCGGAAAAAAGGGGCACGGGAATGGTGTTCCAGGACTATGCCCTGTTCCCCCATTTAACGGTCATGGAAAACATCGCCTTTGGCCCGGCCCTGAAAAACAGAAAAGACCTGCATCAGTTGATCGGCATCACCGGCCTGTCGGGGTCGGAAAACAGATACCCCCATGAGCTGTCCGGGGGACAGCAGCAGCGGGTGGCCCTGGCAAGGGCCCTTGCGCCCAGGCCGGGGCTCCTTTTGATGGACGAGCCGTTTTCAAATCTGGACATCTCCCTTCGGGAATCTCTGTCCGAAGAAGTGCGCTGTATCCTGAACGAATTCGGCACCACCGGGCTTCTGGTGACCCACAATCAGCATGAGGCATTTGCCATGGCGGATAAAATAGGTGTGATGAAACACGGAAAGCTTTGCCAGTGGGACTGCGCGGAACATCTGTATTACCATCCGGCCACAGAAGATGTGGCCGGATTTATCGGAGAAGGGTCTTTTATCCGGGCACAGGTCTGCCCTTCCGGCGGGCTGGTGACCCCTGTGGGCCGTCTTGAACCCGGTCACCCGGTCATGACTCATCACGCAGACACTCCCGCTGTTTTCATCCGGCCGGAAGACGTTGTGTTAGACCCTCAATCAGACTGCAGGCCCCTGCTGGTAAAATCCCATTTCAGAGGCCCGGGCCGTCGGCATATTTTTGAACTGGCATCCGGTGAGCAGATTGTCTGCACAGACCATTCCCGGATTCCCCTTGAACCGGGCAACCGGTATGGCATATCCATCAGCAAAAGGAGAAACAATCATGAAAATGACATATTATGCACTGTTTAG
- a CDS encoding DUF2318 domain-containing protein → MKMTYYALFSLLAVLLVTAAGPAQAWFGTGKFEKVKPENGDVSLPLKEISDGKAHYYRVKSDKGIMVTFFVVKSPDGVIRAAVDACDVCYRSGKGYVQEGGTMVCTNCGMRFATDRINEVKGGCNPAPLARTVNNDQLLIAMSEINASAWLCEFKK, encoded by the coding sequence ATGAAAATGACATATTATGCACTGTTTAGTTTACTGGCCGTTCTGCTCGTAACGGCTGCCGGCCCGGCCCAGGCATGGTTCGGCACGGGAAAATTCGAAAAAGTGAAACCAGAAAACGGGGATGTGTCCCTGCCCCTGAAAGAGATCTCCGACGGCAAGGCCCATTATTACCGGGTCAAATCCGACAAGGGCATCATGGTAACATTTTTTGTGGTCAAAAGCCCTGACGGGGTGATCCGTGCTGCCGTGGATGCCTGCGATGTCTGCTACCGTTCGGGCAAAGGCTATGTTCAGGAAGGCGGCACCATGGTCTGTACCAACTGCGGCATGCGCTTTGCCACGGACCGCATCAATGAGGTGAAGGGCGGCTGCAACCCGGCCCCGCTGGCACGCACGGTCAACAATGATCAGCTCCTGATTGCCATGTCCGAGATCAACGCCAGCGCCTGGCTTTGCGAATTCAAGAAATAG